One genomic region from Cryptococcus gattii WM276 chromosome C, complete sequence encodes:
- a CDS encoding uncharacterized protein (Similar to TIGR gene model, INSD accession AAW42064.1), with translation MSFTTLFTAALVLIAPALVAAAPAAAPEPSVKAQNFGAPGGGK, from the coding sequence ATGTCCTTCACCACTCTTTTCACTGCCGCCCTTGTCCTCATCGCCCCTGCCCTCGTGGCCGCCGCTCCCGCTGCTGCCCCCGAGCCTAGCGTTAAGGCTCAGAACTTCGGTGCCCCCGGTGGTGGTAAGTAG
- a CDS encoding uncharacterized protein (Similar to TIGR gene model, INSD accession AAW42647.1~Sexual differentiation process protein isp4), which yields MSHANKVSSSPPPTTSSGSRPRTNRSRRPPLPPDTAASGINDLPRREFFSEGSDGEDYDDEEDEEEEDVFAFNRPVTAAQPIGASSSGHGTAPPSGRPTTAGISWAQEAAEEEEPAHVGSSTGPGTLPYGGPTPLRDQPQSVDSNNKDTVPTPTGVIDVGGHLPDTTYDVNNPPPFSEDEVPSDDDTLDKRRGVSRGSIGMTELTGDMTVPDGMTTWGDGMGGLAKGVSEGEMQSAMDVDFDEEDSPYPEVRASVSNIDDPEMPAMTIRAWVLGIFLTILASGCNTYFHFRTPAPYISPLIVQVVAYPLGKFAAWILPIDTYKFPRWLGGYEFSLNPGPFNIKEHTVIVMMANVAIGPAYALYATVSSELYYNHPMGFGFSIMFLFATQMTGFTLAGICRRFVVWPASMIWPGNLVVATNLNTFHAEEDGFTGGMSRFKFLMVCIAGSFAYYFFPGFIFTALSYFSWVCWIAPRNNIVNQLFGVSTGLGMGLLTFDWTQITWIGNPLSTPWWAAVNVGIGFVLFYWVLTPILYYTNVWHTAYLPISVIQAADRFGDTYNVFNILTPEITLNKTAYAEYSPIYLSASYCVTYMVAFALSTALIVHTALYHGPRIYRAILNVKTEADDIHYKLMKMYPEVPDWWFLALLAVVFVFAVVSLEVYDTELPVWGYLISVLLPSIYIIPTAFIYAMTSQQVTINLLAELIPGYIFQGQPLPGMIFKVFSVQTIVEALSFVQDQKLGHYMKVPPRATFVAQLSATTVACFVQSGTKELLFHVVKDICTATQKSLLICSSTKVFFTSSIIWGLIGPNRLFSKGAFYYPQLFALVVGAVIPIPLWFWVRRNPRSIFRNVNFPVMFNGALSIPPASGVNYASWFTTGFVFQFWLRRKRFAWWSKYNYVLSAALDVGTALAAIALFLFIDLPGASLSWWGNNVYKQTVDWDGVGATYYTPPPEGFGPDTWKV from the exons ATGTCCCATGCAAATAAAGTCTCTTCATCGCCTCCGCCAACGACATCATCTGGTTCCCGGCCGCGTACGAATCGCTCTCGCCgacctcctcttcctccagaCACTGCAGCGTCCGGTATCAACGATTTACCCCGTCGGGAATTCTTTTCAGAAGGTAGCGATGGTGAAGACtatgatgatgaagaggatgaagaagaggaagacgTTTTTGCATTTAACCGACCAGTGACCGCTGCCCAACCCATTGGAGCGAGTTCGTCAGGTCATGGGACCGCGCCACCGTCTGGTAGGCCAACGACAGCTGGTATTAGCTGGGCACAGGAGGCggctgaagaagaagagccAGCACACGTCGGTAGCAGCACAGGTCCTGGTACCCTGCCTTATGGTGGTCCAACACCTTTACGAGACCAGCCACAGTCTGTCGACAGCAATAACAAAGATACTGTGCCTACACCAACTGGTGTCATCGACGTCGGTGGGCATTTACCAGATACTACATACGATGTCAATAATCCCCCGCCATTCAGTG AAGACGAAGTACCAAGTGACGATGATACCCTTGACAAGCGAAGGGGAGTAAGCCGAGGAAGTATTGGTATGACAGAGTTAACGGGAGATATGACAGTTCCGGACGGGATGACTACCTGGGGAGACGGAATGGGCGGTTTGGCCAAAGGCGTAAGTGAAGGGGAGATGCAGAGCGCTATGGATGTGGATTTCGATGAGGAAGATAGTCCGTATCCAGAAGTCCGAGCTTCCGTATCTAATATTGACGATCCGGAAATGCCTG CTATGACCATCCGAGCTTGGGTCCTTGGTATATTCCTGACTATTCTCGCTTCTGGTTGTAACACTTATTTCCACTTTCGTACGCCCGCTCCCTATATTTCTCCTCTCATTGTACA AGTTGTAGCCTACCCTTTGGGTAAGTTTGCCGCATGGATCCTCCCTATCGACACGTACAAGTTCCCGCGTTGGCTTGGTGGGTATGAGTTCAGTCTCAACCCTGGGCCGTTCAACATCAAAGAACACACCGTCATCGTTATGATGGCCAACGTGGCTATCGGCCCGGCTTATGCCCTTTACGCCACTGTATCAAGCGAGCTCTACTACAATCATCCGATGGGCTTTGGTTTTTCCATCATGTTCCTATTCGCCACACAGATGACAGGGTTCACATTGGCTGGTATTTGTCGACGATTTGTTGTTTGGCCAGCTTCAATGATTTGGCCCGGTAATCTAGTGGTCGCGACCAACTTGAATACCTTCCATGCGGAAGAGGATGGTTTTACGGGTGGTATGAGCAGGTTCAAATTCCTCATGGTTTGTATAGCAGGATCATTCGCCTATTACTTTTTCCCAG GCTTTATTTTCACGGCTTTGTCGTATTTCTCATGGGTCTGTTGGATTGCACCAAGGAATAATATCGTCAATCAATTGTTTGGGGTGTCGACTGGCCTCGGTATGGGATTATTGACATTTGATTGGACTCAGATCACTTGGATTGGCAACCCTCTCTCTACTCCTTGGTGGGCTGCAGTGAATGTCGGAATTGGTTTCGTGCTCTTCTACTGGGTCCTTACTCCGATTCTCTATTACACCAAC GTGTGGCATACTGCCTACCTTCCTATCAGTGTCATCCAAGCTGCTGATCGGTTTGGAGATACATacaatgtcttcaacaTCCTCACTCCTGAGATCACCCTTAACAAGACCGCATATGCCGAATATTCTCCGATATACCTCTCTGCATCGTACTGCGTCACATACATGGTGGCTTTCGCCCTCTCGACTGCATTGATCGTACACACCGCCTTGTATCATGGTCCGCGAATCTACCGTGCCATCCTCAACGTCAAGACTGAAGCGGACGACATCCACTACAAACTCATGAAAATGTACCCCGAGGTGCCCGATTGGTGGTTCCTTGCACTTTTAGCAGTCGTCTTCGTCTTTGCTGTCGTGTCACTCGAGGTGTATGATACGGAACTGCCGGTTTGGGGATACCTTATCAGtgtccttcttccatccatCTATATCATCCCGACAGCATTCATTTACGCGATGACCTCTCAGCAAGTCACTATTAATCTTTTGGCAGAACTTATCCCTGGATACATCTTTCAGGGACAGCCTCTTCCTGGCATG ATCTTCAAAGTTTTCTCTGTACAGACAATAGTAGAAGCGCTCTCATTTGTCCAAGACCAGAAGCTTGGCCACTACATGAAAGTCCCTCCTCGCGCGACATTTGTTGCTCAGCTTTCAGCTACGACTGTGGCGTGCTTTGTTCAAAGTGGAACCAAGGAGCTCTTGTTCCATGTGGTCAAGGATATTTGTACGGCGACCCAAAAGAGTTTGTTGATTTGCTCCTCGACCAAAGTCTTCTTCACCTCATCGATTATCTG GGGACTCATAGGACCAAATAGACTTTTCAGTAAAGGGGCTTTCTATTATCCGCAACTCTTCGCACTTGTCGTTGGTGCCGTCATTCCCATACCTCTTTGGTTCTGGGTCCGGCGCAACCCTCGTTCCATCTTCCGTAACGTCAACTTCCCTGTCATGTTTAACGGCGCCCTGTCTATTCCTCCGGCGAGTGGCGTGAACTATGCGAGCTGGTTCACCACGGGCTTTGTGTTTCAATTCTggttgagaaggaagagattTGCATGGTGGTCCAAG TATAACTACGTTCTCTCCGCCGCCCTCGATGTCGGAACTGCCCTGGCAGCTATCGCCCTTTTCCTGTTTATCGATCTACCAGGCGCTTCCCTTTCTTGGTGGGGAAACAACGTGTATAAGCAGA CGGTTGATTGGGATGGTGTCGGTGCCACGTACTACACGCCTCCGCCAGAGGGCTTTGGCCCGGATACCTGGAAGGTTTAA
- a CDS encoding pyrophosphatase, putative (Similar to TIGR gene model, INSD accession AAW42061.1), with the protein MSLQLPESPLPPLKSFSLTHILYDPSHPLSIPLTLLSLSPIFLFVSYFTLLIFTRQISIALLASGQLANEVLSWMLKRLFKGERPYIGHGEVGAGYGMPSSHSQAAGFLVAWGIGYALTLEGRSEQIRSVRAEMVRTWRTRVYVFGLLLWSVGVSYSRFHLHYHSPAQIIAGYLAGLAFGAVYFTITEYYPLRHPRSSLARLRSAVEYIWRGVGGVGGWGLGGTRGGWGEGWAFVGEEQPAEEKGKDKKRK; encoded by the exons ATGTCCCTGCAGCTGCCTGAATCCCCGCTTCCTCCCCTCAAATCCTTCTCTCTCACTCACATCCTTTATGATCCCTCACACCCGCTTTCCATCCCTTTAACgcttctctccctctccccaATCTTTCTCTTCGTATCATACTTCACTCTCCTCATTTTTACACGCCAAATATCCATCGCACTCCTTGCCTCGGGCCAACTCGCAAATGAAGTATTATCCTGGATGCTAAAAAGGCTTTTCAAGGGCGAACGACCATATATCGGGCATGGCGAAGTGGGAGCAGGATATGGTATGCCGAGCAGTCATTCTCAAGCTGCGGGGTTCTTGGTCGCATGGGGTATTGGGTATGCTTTGACTCTTGAAGGCAGGAGTGAGCAAATTAGGAGTGTCAGAGCTGAGATGGTGAGGACGTGGAGGACCAGGGTATACGTGTTTGGGCTGTTGTTGTGGTCGGTAGGGGTATCCTATTCTAG GTTCCATTTGCATTACCATTCCCCTGCGCAAATTATCGCTGGCTACCTCGCCGGTTTAGCTTTCGGTGCCGTCTACTTTACCATCACAGAGTACTACCCGTTACGGCATCCCCGTTCTTCCCTAGCTCGGTTACGAAGTGCAGTAGAGTATATCTGGCGAGGGGTGGGGGGCGTGGGAGGTTGGGGACTGGGTGGCACAAGGGGCGGCTGGGGTGAGGGATGGGCGTTTGTCGGTGAGGAGCAACCTGCagaggagaaagggaaggatAAGAAGAGGAAATGA